A region of Aquila chrysaetos chrysaetos chromosome 13, bAquChr1.4, whole genome shotgun sequence DNA encodes the following proteins:
- the CHRM3 gene encoding muscarinic acetylcholine receptor M3 isoform X3, with product MLPYQASAIRSRSQLKWCKPEVTGLCQRATMIMQNNSSASSLFSNVSSFWKRDSHGPGLLDEAASLIGSYDFPQTTESFPFSTVESTNMSLNATSKDPLGGHTVWQVVLIAFLTGILALVTIIGNILVIVAFKVNKQLKTVNNYFLLSLACADLIIGVISMNLYTTYIIMDHWALGNLACDLWLSIDYVASNASVMNLLVISFDRYFSITRPLTYRAKRTTKRAGVMIGLAWIISFVLWAPAILFWQYFVGERTVPPDECFIQFLSEPVITFGTAIAAFYLPVTIMSILYWRIYKETEKRTKELAGLQASGSEAEAARFVHQTGSSRSCSSYELQRQSMKRSTRRKYRRCHFWLTMKSWEPNADQGDQEHSSSDSWNNNDAAASLENSASSDEEDIAAETRAIYSIVLKLPGHSAILNSTKLPSSEDLHESGDELQKSDTESKEKKPKKLHPPKSVQDGGNFQKSFSKLPIQPGSAETTTASDGISSVTKASAALPLSFKEATLAKKFALKTRSQITKRKRMSLIKEKKAAQTLSAILFAFIITWTPYNIMVLVNTFCSCIPKTFWNLGYWLCYINSTVNPMCYALCNKTFRNTFKMLLLCQCDKRKRRKQQYQQRQSVIFHKRIPREAS from the exons ATGCTACCGTACCAAGCATCTGCGATCAGATCTCGGTCTCAGCTGAAATGGTGTAAACCAGAAGTAACTGg acTATGTCAGAGAGCCACAATGATCATGCAAAATAATAGTTCAGCCTCGTCCCTGTTTTCAAATGTGAGCTCCTTCTGGAAGAGAGATTCGCATGGGCCAGGACTCCTTGATGAAGCAGCATCGCTCATCGGCAGCTATGATTTCCCTCAGACCACAGAGAGTTTTCCCTTCTCCACTGTGGAATCAACAAACATGTCCCTAAATGCCACAAGCAAAGACCCTCTGGGTGGACACACTGTCTGGCAAGTAGTTTTGATTGCTTTCCTCACTGGGATCCTTGCACTGGTGACCATCATAGGAAACATCCTAGTGATTGTTGCATTTAAGGTTaacaaacaactgaaaacggTCAACAACTACTTCTTGTTGAGTCTTGCTTGTGCAGATTTGATCATCGGTGTTATTTCCATGAATCTTTACACCACGTACATCATCATGGACCACTGGGCTTTGGGAAACTTGGCCTGTGATCTTTGGCTCTCCATTGACTATGTCGCCAGTAATGCCTCTGTCATGAATCTCCTTGTCATAAGTTTTGACAGGTATTTTTCCATCACTAGGCCACTTACATACAGAGCCAAACGAACAACCAAAAGGGCTGGGGTGATGATTGGTTTAGCATGGATCatctcttttgttctttgggCCCCTGCCATCTTGTTCTGGCAGTATTTTGTCGGGGAGAGGACTGTGCCTCCTGATGAATGTTTCATTCAGTTTCTAAGTGAACCTGTCATCACTTTTGGCACTGCCATAGCTGCCTTTTACTTGCCAGTCACCATTATGAGTATTTTGTATTGGAGGATCTACAAGGAGACCGAGAAACGCACCAAAGAGTTAGCAGGGCTACAGGCTTCGGGCAGTGAAGCAGAGGCAGCACGCTTCGTCCACCAGACAGGCAGCTCCCGGAGCTGCAGCAGCTACGAGCTGCAGCGGCAGAGCATGAAACGCTCCACCCGAAGGAAATACAGACGCTGCCACTTCTGGCTCACAATGAAGAGCTGGGAACCCAACGCAGACCAGGGGGACcaagagcacagcagcagcgACAGCTGGAACAACAAtgatgctgctgcctcccttgAGAATTCAGCCTCCTCTGACGAGGAAGACATCGCTGCAGAAACCAGAGCCATCTATTCAATCGTGCTGAAGCTACCCGGTCACAGCGCCATCCTCAATTCGACGAAACTACCCTCCTCGGAAGATTTGCATGAGTCAGGGGATGAACTGCAGAAATCTGACACAGAATCGAAGGAAAAGAAACCTAAAAAATTGCACCCTCCCAAAAGTGTTCAGGATGGTGGAAACTTCCAAAAGAGCTTTTCTAAGCTTCCAATTCAGCCAGGGTCAGCAGAGACAACCACAGCTTCTGATGGCATCTCATCAGTGACCAAGGCATCTGCAGCCCTGCCCTTGTCCTTCAAGGAAGCAACCCTGGCAAAAAAGTTTGCCTTGAAGACCAGAAGTCAGATCACAAAGCGAAAACGAATGTCACttatcaaagaaaagaaagcgGCACAGACGCTCAGTGCCATTTTGTTTGCCTTCATCATTACCTGGACCCCATATAACATCATGGTTCTGGTGAACACCTTTTGCAGCTGTATCCCCAAAACTTTCTGGAACCTGGGGTACTGGCTTTGCTACATCAATAGCACGGTGAACCCCATGTGCTATGCACTGTGtaacaaaacattcagaaacacTTTCAAGATGCTACTGCTGTGCCAGTGTGACAAACGGAAACGACGCAAACAGCAGTATCAGCAAAGGCAGTCCGTCATTTTTCATAAGCGGATCCCTAGGGAGGCTTCATag
- the CHRM3 gene encoding muscarinic acetylcholine receptor M3 isoform X2: protein MIMQNNSSASSLFSNVSSFWKRDSHGPGLLDEAASLIGSYDFPQTTESFPFSTVESTNMSLNATSKDPLGGHTVWQVVLIAFLTGILALVTIIGNILVIVAFKVNKQLKTVNNYFLLSLACADLIIGVISMNLYTTYIIMDHWALGNLACDLWLSIDYVASNASVMNLLVISFDRYFSITRPLTYRAKRTTKRAGVMIGLAWIISFVLWAPAILFWQYFVGERTVPPDECFIQFLSEPVITFGTAIAAFYLPVTIMSILYWRIYKETEKRTKELAGLQASGSEAEAARFVHQTGSSRSCSSYELQRQSMKRSTRRKYRRCHFWLTMKSWEPNADQGDQEHSSSDSWNNNDAAASLENSASSDEEDIAAETRAIYSIVLKLPGHSAILNSTKLPSSEDLHESGDELQKSDTESKEKKPKKLHPPKSVQDGGNFQKSFSKLPIQPGSAETTTASDGISSVTKASAALPLSFKEATLAKKFALKTRSQITKRKRMSLIKEKKAAQTLSAILFAFIITWTPYNIMVLVNTFCSCIPKTFWNLGYWLCYINSTVNPMCYALCNKTFRNTFKMLLLCQCDKRKRRKQQYQQRQSVIFHKRIPREAS, encoded by the coding sequence ATGATCATGCAAAATAATAGTTCAGCCTCGTCCCTGTTTTCAAATGTGAGCTCCTTCTGGAAGAGAGATTCGCATGGGCCAGGACTCCTTGATGAAGCAGCATCGCTCATCGGCAGCTATGATTTCCCTCAGACCACAGAGAGTTTTCCCTTCTCCACTGTGGAATCAACAAACATGTCCCTAAATGCCACAAGCAAAGACCCTCTGGGTGGACACACTGTCTGGCAAGTAGTTTTGATTGCTTTCCTCACTGGGATCCTTGCACTGGTGACCATCATAGGAAACATCCTAGTGATTGTTGCATTTAAGGTTaacaaacaactgaaaacggTCAACAACTACTTCTTGTTGAGTCTTGCTTGTGCAGATTTGATCATCGGTGTTATTTCCATGAATCTTTACACCACGTACATCATCATGGACCACTGGGCTTTGGGAAACTTGGCCTGTGATCTTTGGCTCTCCATTGACTATGTCGCCAGTAATGCCTCTGTCATGAATCTCCTTGTCATAAGTTTTGACAGGTATTTTTCCATCACTAGGCCACTTACATACAGAGCCAAACGAACAACCAAAAGGGCTGGGGTGATGATTGGTTTAGCATGGATCatctcttttgttctttgggCCCCTGCCATCTTGTTCTGGCAGTATTTTGTCGGGGAGAGGACTGTGCCTCCTGATGAATGTTTCATTCAGTTTCTAAGTGAACCTGTCATCACTTTTGGCACTGCCATAGCTGCCTTTTACTTGCCAGTCACCATTATGAGTATTTTGTATTGGAGGATCTACAAGGAGACCGAGAAACGCACCAAAGAGTTAGCAGGGCTACAGGCTTCGGGCAGTGAAGCAGAGGCAGCACGCTTCGTCCACCAGACAGGCAGCTCCCGGAGCTGCAGCAGCTACGAGCTGCAGCGGCAGAGCATGAAACGCTCCACCCGAAGGAAATACAGACGCTGCCACTTCTGGCTCACAATGAAGAGCTGGGAACCCAACGCAGACCAGGGGGACcaagagcacagcagcagcgACAGCTGGAACAACAAtgatgctgctgcctcccttgAGAATTCAGCCTCCTCTGACGAGGAAGACATCGCTGCAGAAACCAGAGCCATCTATTCAATCGTGCTGAAGCTACCCGGTCACAGCGCCATCCTCAATTCGACGAAACTACCCTCCTCGGAAGATTTGCATGAGTCAGGGGATGAACTGCAGAAATCTGACACAGAATCGAAGGAAAAGAAACCTAAAAAATTGCACCCTCCCAAAAGTGTTCAGGATGGTGGAAACTTCCAAAAGAGCTTTTCTAAGCTTCCAATTCAGCCAGGGTCAGCAGAGACAACCACAGCTTCTGATGGCATCTCATCAGTGACCAAGGCATCTGCAGCCCTGCCCTTGTCCTTCAAGGAAGCAACCCTGGCAAAAAAGTTTGCCTTGAAGACCAGAAGTCAGATCACAAAGCGAAAACGAATGTCACttatcaaagaaaagaaagcgGCACAGACGCTCAGTGCCATTTTGTTTGCCTTCATCATTACCTGGACCCCATATAACATCATGGTTCTGGTGAACACCTTTTGCAGCTGTATCCCCAAAACTTTCTGGAACCTGGGGTACTGGCTTTGCTACATCAATAGCACGGTGAACCCCATGTGCTATGCACTGTGtaacaaaacattcagaaacacTTTCAAGATGCTACTGCTGTGCCAGTGTGACAAACGGAAACGACGCAAACAGCAGTATCAGCAAAGGCAGTCCGTCATTTTTCATAAGCGGATCCCTAGGGAGGCTTCATag
- the CHRM3 gene encoding muscarinic acetylcholine receptor M3 isoform X1, producing MLTHYQFCFRKRSSQNYAVPDPTSRFDVPQWTILCQRATMIMQNNSSASSLFSNVSSFWKRDSHGPGLLDEAASLIGSYDFPQTTESFPFSTVESTNMSLNATSKDPLGGHTVWQVVLIAFLTGILALVTIIGNILVIVAFKVNKQLKTVNNYFLLSLACADLIIGVISMNLYTTYIIMDHWALGNLACDLWLSIDYVASNASVMNLLVISFDRYFSITRPLTYRAKRTTKRAGVMIGLAWIISFVLWAPAILFWQYFVGERTVPPDECFIQFLSEPVITFGTAIAAFYLPVTIMSILYWRIYKETEKRTKELAGLQASGSEAEAARFVHQTGSSRSCSSYELQRQSMKRSTRRKYRRCHFWLTMKSWEPNADQGDQEHSSSDSWNNNDAAASLENSASSDEEDIAAETRAIYSIVLKLPGHSAILNSTKLPSSEDLHESGDELQKSDTESKEKKPKKLHPPKSVQDGGNFQKSFSKLPIQPGSAETTTASDGISSVTKASAALPLSFKEATLAKKFALKTRSQITKRKRMSLIKEKKAAQTLSAILFAFIITWTPYNIMVLVNTFCSCIPKTFWNLGYWLCYINSTVNPMCYALCNKTFRNTFKMLLLCQCDKRKRRKQQYQQRQSVIFHKRIPREAS from the coding sequence acTATGTCAGAGAGCCACAATGATCATGCAAAATAATAGTTCAGCCTCGTCCCTGTTTTCAAATGTGAGCTCCTTCTGGAAGAGAGATTCGCATGGGCCAGGACTCCTTGATGAAGCAGCATCGCTCATCGGCAGCTATGATTTCCCTCAGACCACAGAGAGTTTTCCCTTCTCCACTGTGGAATCAACAAACATGTCCCTAAATGCCACAAGCAAAGACCCTCTGGGTGGACACACTGTCTGGCAAGTAGTTTTGATTGCTTTCCTCACTGGGATCCTTGCACTGGTGACCATCATAGGAAACATCCTAGTGATTGTTGCATTTAAGGTTaacaaacaactgaaaacggTCAACAACTACTTCTTGTTGAGTCTTGCTTGTGCAGATTTGATCATCGGTGTTATTTCCATGAATCTTTACACCACGTACATCATCATGGACCACTGGGCTTTGGGAAACTTGGCCTGTGATCTTTGGCTCTCCATTGACTATGTCGCCAGTAATGCCTCTGTCATGAATCTCCTTGTCATAAGTTTTGACAGGTATTTTTCCATCACTAGGCCACTTACATACAGAGCCAAACGAACAACCAAAAGGGCTGGGGTGATGATTGGTTTAGCATGGATCatctcttttgttctttgggCCCCTGCCATCTTGTTCTGGCAGTATTTTGTCGGGGAGAGGACTGTGCCTCCTGATGAATGTTTCATTCAGTTTCTAAGTGAACCTGTCATCACTTTTGGCACTGCCATAGCTGCCTTTTACTTGCCAGTCACCATTATGAGTATTTTGTATTGGAGGATCTACAAGGAGACCGAGAAACGCACCAAAGAGTTAGCAGGGCTACAGGCTTCGGGCAGTGAAGCAGAGGCAGCACGCTTCGTCCACCAGACAGGCAGCTCCCGGAGCTGCAGCAGCTACGAGCTGCAGCGGCAGAGCATGAAACGCTCCACCCGAAGGAAATACAGACGCTGCCACTTCTGGCTCACAATGAAGAGCTGGGAACCCAACGCAGACCAGGGGGACcaagagcacagcagcagcgACAGCTGGAACAACAAtgatgctgctgcctcccttgAGAATTCAGCCTCCTCTGACGAGGAAGACATCGCTGCAGAAACCAGAGCCATCTATTCAATCGTGCTGAAGCTACCCGGTCACAGCGCCATCCTCAATTCGACGAAACTACCCTCCTCGGAAGATTTGCATGAGTCAGGGGATGAACTGCAGAAATCTGACACAGAATCGAAGGAAAAGAAACCTAAAAAATTGCACCCTCCCAAAAGTGTTCAGGATGGTGGAAACTTCCAAAAGAGCTTTTCTAAGCTTCCAATTCAGCCAGGGTCAGCAGAGACAACCACAGCTTCTGATGGCATCTCATCAGTGACCAAGGCATCTGCAGCCCTGCCCTTGTCCTTCAAGGAAGCAACCCTGGCAAAAAAGTTTGCCTTGAAGACCAGAAGTCAGATCACAAAGCGAAAACGAATGTCACttatcaaagaaaagaaagcgGCACAGACGCTCAGTGCCATTTTGTTTGCCTTCATCATTACCTGGACCCCATATAACATCATGGTTCTGGTGAACACCTTTTGCAGCTGTATCCCCAAAACTTTCTGGAACCTGGGGTACTGGCTTTGCTACATCAATAGCACGGTGAACCCCATGTGCTATGCACTGTGtaacaaaacattcagaaacacTTTCAAGATGCTACTGCTGTGCCAGTGTGACAAACGGAAACGACGCAAACAGCAGTATCAGCAAAGGCAGTCCGTCATTTTTCATAAGCGGATCCCTAGGGAGGCTTCATag